TCAGAACCTGACCGAGGATGACTTCATCCACATTGCCGCCCTCAATGCCTGCGCGTTCAAGAACGCCAGAAATAACGGCAGCACCCAGATCGTGGGCCGGTGTTGCGGCAAATGCGCCGTTGAATGAACCCACGGCTGTACGCCCTGCACTTACAATTACAATATCATCTGAACTCATAGAGCTCCCTTTCTATCTCAGTATGAAATGCTGCACTGCAGCATTTGTTGAAATTTCTTTAATAGTCTTAATTAAAAAAAGCAAATGCTAACTGGCATTAAAACCACTTTATCAGTTAATTTGCTAAAGTGTATCGCAATATTGGTTGTACTAGGCGTGAAGAAAGGTATGATATTGAAACATATTTATCTAAGTTTTTGGAAGTGTCATGGCTAAAGCACCTGAGAGAATAATAATCAAAAAATACGCCAATCGGCGACTTTATAATACGGGTACAAGCACTTATGTAACCTTGGAAGACTTGGCAGTCATGGTGAAAGATGAGGAAGATTTCATCGTTATTGACGCAAAAACAAGTGATGACATTACCCGGTCAGTTCTGACACAAATTATTTTTGAGCAGGAAGCCAAGGGTCAAACTCTTTTGCCCGTTAAATTTTTGCGCAATCTTATCCAAGTTTACGGGGATAGTGTGCAGACAATCGTGCCAAGCTATCTTGAACACTCAATGGAATCCTTTCGCGAGCAACAAGATAAATTCCGTGAGCAGATAGCGACTGGCTTCGCGCCCGCAACTGGTCTTGAGATGATTAGCGAACAAACAAAACGCAATACTGAAATATTTCAAAATGCGATGAGTATGTTTATGCCGTTTGGTGGTCTTGCAAAGAAAGATGATGATGAGGGCGAAAATCAAAAGCCTGCTTCACAATCAGCGCAAGCGGATGATGTCGATCTGGATAAGATGAAAAAGCAACTGGCAGAAATGCAGGCGCAAATTAAAGCGCTCGATAAAGGCTAATTAAGAGCCATATCAAGTAATTGGCATTTGGCATGCCACTTGCGAGACCTTATCTGAAAGCAGACGAGACACGATAGAATGTCTCGCGATAAAACAGATTGGGACCATCCGTGATGCAAATTGTATCAAAATGGCACAACATCGGTGCAACGCAACATACGACAACAAGACGTATTGAACGTCTTTCGCGTGCCTCTAAGGCAAAAACGAACCGCCCAGAGGTGCGTTCTCAAAAGCCCCTTGCTGCGGCATCATTCGGAATTGAAGGCCATTCATTGATAGCGACTCAAGTTGTCGCTACCCGTTTTGCTGATACTTTTGATTTATCCTATGAGGCAAGTAATTCTATAGCTGGTGCTGAAGCCTATGGTGCTGCGCTGGACCGAAAAATACACCGTATGGATCATGGTAGCTTCTATCAAGAAGCGGTTTAAGCTGACCCATTGGTTATATGGGTGTGATTAAAAGCGCACCCTATTCTAATATCCTAGTGCACAGCCGTCTTTGCGTGGGTCCGAACCAGCAATCAAAACACCGCTTTCATGGTTGAGTTCGATGATCTGGCCGCCGCCGTGCGGGGATGATGTCCAGCCAACTGGATGACCTTTTGCCTTCAATCCGTCAAACACATCTTGTCCAAGCGTTGGCTCTAGTTCAATCACGCCATTATCATTCCAAAAAATGCGTGCGCTATCGAGAGCTTCTTGCGGATCCATGCCATAGTCAAACATATTGGTCATGACATGGGTGTGACCGGTGGGCTGATATTGTCCACCCATCACGCCAAAGCAGCGTGTTGGCTTGCCGTTTTCCAAGGCCATGGCAGGTATGATCGTGTGAAGCGGGCGCTTGCCGCCTTCTATTGTGTTCGGGTGACCCGGTTGAACAACAAAGCCTCCGCCACGGTTTTGCAGCGTGATGCCGGTTTTTTTGGTGACGATGCCGGAGCCGAAGCCTTTGAAAATTGAATTAATCAGCGACAGCGCCATGCCGTCTTTGTCGACACAACTTAGATAGATTGTATCGCTTTGCTTGCGTGGGTCTGGAGAAGGCAACGTTTCATTGCGCCTTGTCGGGTCGATTGTGGTCGATAGTCCGGCTGCAAATGCTTTATCTATCAAGGCTTCAACAGATACTTGCATGGTTGTCGCATCGGCAATTTGTGCATCACGAATGGCGTACCCAATGCGGGAAGCTTCCATTTCCAGGTGAAACCGCTCAGCGCCATGTGGGTCAAGGCAGCTGAGATCAAAGCGTTCCAGAAGATTCAAAATGATCTGGGCCGTGATGCCGGTGCCATTTGGTGGCAATTCGGCAAGGCCAATATCGCGGTATGTCGATATGACAGGCGTTACAACATCTGCGCTCATTGCCGCCATGTCTTCTTCACTCATCACTCCGCCACGGGTTTTGAGTTCTGAAACGATATCAGCTGCAACCTCGCCTTCATAAAAGCCTTTAGCGCCTTTTTTCGCGATGATTTTTAATGTAGCAGCAAGAGCTGGTAGTTTGTGAATCGTGCCCATTTTAGGCGCGCGACCATTGACTAGATATTGGTTTGATGCAGAATTTTGTCGGGTTAATTTTCCCACTTCATCATGCCAATCAGACCAGACACGAGGCGCAACGGGCACACCGTCTTCTGCGGCTGCGATCGCCGGCTGTAAGGCTTCTTCAAGGCCAATGGTGCCATGGCTTGCCAGTAAGCTTTCCCAGCATTTTACAACACCTGGTACGGTGACGGCATGGGGAGAATTCAGATCCATAGCGTTCATGCCTTGTGCCATCAACATCTCTGTTGAAAGAGCATTGGCAGCGCGGCCTGATGAATTTAGGCCATAGAGGGGTTCACCTGGTTTTGCAATCATGGCAAAACCATCACCTCCAATAGACGTCATGGCCGGCTCGACCACGGCCAGAACGGCAGCTGC
This window of the Hyphomicrobiales bacterium genome carries:
- the ggt gene encoding gamma-glutamyltransferase translates to MRDFHEPKRSPIYAANAALATSHPLATEAGIAVLRRGGNAVDAGVTAAAVLAVVEPAMTSIGGDGFAMIAKPGEPLYGLNSSGRAANALSTEMLMAQGMNAMDLNSPHAVTVPGVVKCWESLLASHGTIGLEEALQPAIAAAEDGVPVAPRVWSDWHDEVGKLTRQNSASNQYLVNGRAPKMGTIHKLPALAATLKIIAKKGAKGFYEGEVAADIVSELKTRGGVMSEEDMAAMSADVVTPVISTYRDIGLAELPPNGTGITAQIILNLLERFDLSCLDPHGAERFHLEMEASRIGYAIRDAQIADATTMQVSVEALIDKAFAAGLSTTIDPTRRNETLPSPDPRKQSDTIYLSCVDKDGMALSLINSIFKGFGSGIVTKKTGITLQNRGGGFVVQPGHPNTIEGGKRPLHTIIPAMALENGKPTRCFGVMGGQYQPTGHTHVMTNMFDYGMDPQEALDSARIFWNDNGVIELEPTLGQDVFDGLKAKGHPVGWTSSPHGGGQIIELNHESGVLIAGSDPRKDGCALGY
- the phaR gene encoding polyhydroxyalkanoate synthesis repressor PhaR, whose product is MAKAPERIIIKKYANRRLYNTGTSTYVTLEDLAVMVKDEEDFIVIDAKTSDDITRSVLTQIIFEQEAKGQTLLPVKFLRNLIQVYGDSVQTIVPSYLEHSMESFREQQDKFREQIATGFAPATGLEMISEQTKRNTEIFQNAMSMFMPFGGLAKKDDDEGENQKPASQSAQADDVDLDKMKKQLAEMQAQIKALDKG